The genome window TTACTGCTCCAGAGCTACAGGGTTTGATTTCATGTTACTGCATGTGTAGAGTTGCATTTGTTCTTCTAGAAACTCTGCAGGCTACATAATGGCTATTTCTAGCACTGGAAAACCTGTTTAGACAAAGTTTTCTCAGTACAGTGAAAGGAAGAACTACAGGAAGTGTTTAAGCTCAATTAAAAACTCTATGGTCCACTTAACTTCCTGTAAAAGTTCCAAAATTGCTTCCAGACATGTATGGGCAAACATCGGGAAATATTACCAAGAACTTACCGAACAGGAAGAGGGAAACACTGACATTCCCTCCAAAAGAAAACAGTATTTGCATAATGCGCCTTTAAGAATTTAAGTTAATTTACATCATGTCATGACAGGTAGCAGTCAGGAAATAGTCCAGTGGCTGTTTTAAGGCGTTTGCTCTTCCTTATACTCAGTAAAGGGTTCTGGGAATAATTATAGATGGACATGGAAGATTATTGTGAATAGTTAACAAGAGGTGTTGGCAGGACATTTGAACCTTGAAGCGACATCGCCATCTGGTGATTTATGCAGTGATTGTTATTATGTGCTTTCTGTTGTACATTTACACAATCAgttaaaagagaaaagacactGAACCaggatgctaaaaaaaaaaattaaagtgctaTTAATATAAATCCATATGACATGATACTCTGCCTCGCCTTacgtacctggtgtgtgtgtgtttgtgtgtgtgtgtgtgtgtgtgtgtgtgtgtgtgagagagagagagagagagagagagaaagagagaggagacatgTCTTTGTCTTACCTAATTGTTGGCTTTGGTATATGAGTACAATACTGCTGAAGTTAAACAAGCAGGAAGATCATGAACTCTTTAGTACTTTTACAAACCAACCGCAAGAGCACAGTCATGGTCATcaaaattaatgtaataaataaataaataaaaacataaataccaaTTACACCATATCTTATGGACGTCCTGATAGCATTAAGTGGGTTACTGCAGGTTACTTGCAGTAAACTCCTGGTTGAGCTAGTCCTGGTATGATCACACCCTCTTCCTTTCCtacagttttatttctgttcagtGCAACAGCAAAAACAATCCTGAATTCATTCTGAGATGTTGATGCTGTCCCTTAATCCACTGATAATATTAGTCGTAAATGAAAATGCAAGCTGGTGtatttcaaatgaaaacttCAGTATTTGTAAAAGTAGTCATGCTGAACTCTTGAGGAATCTAGTTACTGAGAGTTTAAGCTACACAGGACTGCCTTCGTGAACTGCTCCACTTCAGCATGTTAGTACAGGAAGTAGACTTTATTTCACAGTATCACAGGTGCCAACAACAACCTGTCCCTCAACACCCAGCAGACCAAGGAGCTCATTGTGGACTACTAGTGAGCCAAgagcagccacacacacacacacacacacacacacacacacctatctaCATCAATGGGTCTGAGGTAGAGCCTGGGTCTAGCTTTAAGCTCCTGGGTATCCACATCTCAGAGGACCTTGCCTGGACCCTCAACACCTCCACCTTCCATTAAAAAGGTATCATCAATGTCTTTACTTCCTGAGGAGACTGAGTAAACCATGGAGAGCATACTGACAGACTGTACCTCAGTGTGGTACAGCAGCTGCTCAGTCTCCGACCCGAAGGCCCTCTAGCAGGTGGTGAAAACCTCCCAACACACCACTGGTGCCCAGCTCCCCTCCATCAAGGACATACACCACAAACACTGCCTGACTCTATAGTACGCacttatagaagagaaatgatttatattctcactatctggtgtcacccagacgaggatgagttcccttttgagcacggttcctctcgaggtttcttcctcgtctcgtctcagggagtttgttgactctggcttgctcatcagGGATAAATCTACTGTATATCTATATCCGGCTTTCTGTAAAACAGTTTTGtaacaatgtctattgttaaaaagtgctatataaataaaattgaatatataTGGTGAGCAGAATCATCAGGGACATCTCTCACTCCAAACATGGACTGTTCACTCTTCTCCCATCCAGGAAGCGCTACAGGAACCTTCGCTGCTGCACCAGTGGGCTAGGAAACAGGTTCTTCACCTCGGCGGTCAATCTGCTGGACATCTCACAACGACGCAAATCCCCCTTCCTCCAACTCCCCTAATGCTGTTTGCACTCAGATTAACTTTCATAgtttacacacatttctctttctGCAGACTTTTGGACTTACAGTCTGCACATCCTTCTACCTTCTTTCAGGTGTACTGTCGAGTCTTTGGATTTCACTCATGTCACTGGAGCCATACTCACTTATCACATGTAGATGTAGTAATGCCGTTATGCAAAGTATCTGAGTATGCTAAATACTTATTATTTAGCACTTTTAACACAATTAATGCTATGAAATATGTTCTTTCAATATAATTCCATAGCTCTGATTTACACTGAGGTGTATTTCTTCAGTAGGTTGGTGTGTTTACATGATAATTATATTAGTTTCTGTGGAAATGTGTTTTGGATGCTGGAACTGATTCAGTTTTGTATGCCGTAAGTGTGGTCTGAGTTTACATTCCATGATTTGTTATTCTTGGAAATGAAAGTAACCTGAGCAGTGTCCAGTTCATGGACTTTTCAAATGAGAAGAGAAAACTGGAAGAGAAACAAAGAAGTGTCTACAGTTTATACTCTTTGAATGTGTATAACTGTTTAGAGTTTAGAGAAGTGATACACCATGAACACAACTCCTCCCAAACATAGATTACCGTAAGAACATCCCCATCATGTACATCGATCCCTACCTGTTCACCGCTTTACTTTTCCTACCTGGTTATGTAATCACTGCACCAGACTCGTGTATTTCCAGGATTTTTTATTAagttgaacattttttaaacaacatatcGATATCTAAGCTAATGCGAACCCACTTTTGTAGTTTTGCTGCTTCTTTGTACGGTCAGTTGATCCatcacattaaaatacattcagGTGTACATtctatatacaaaataaaacacgaATcaaacatatacaaacacatacacatgacaGAAAATAAGAAGAAACATTCCTATGTGATGTGTAATGCCTGTACAAATTCCTGTCAAGAGCAGATGTACATATCATTTCAGCTTCATAATCATCATTGCATCACAGTCAGCATGAAATCCTGAAACCTAGAAGGGTATTTTTGGTGAAGCAGAGTGTCGTCTAAAGCAGAAGTGTTCATTCTCATGGCACTCCTCCAAATTAGCTGAACTGAGGAGTGGTGTACCAGACAGTGGGTTGGTGGTTAAGTGGTCTACCAGAACCAACATGAAAAGTTCATCTGACATGTTTAACTACATAATGATGACATCATTTCCTGCAGGGTCAAAATGAAAtcaaagtatgatgtgtcatgcTGCTAAACACTGATTTGACACTCTTATGGAAAAGTAAACAACTCCGTTGGAAAGTACTGTTGACCATGTAATCTACTAAATAATCAGTTTTAATATGatgaccaaaaaaataaaatggaaagacATTCTTTGTCTGAAAGGTTTGAGCGGCAGGAAAGCGGTATTTCTGAAATGCACTGAACGACGTTGATCACAGGTAATGACATGTCCACCCACGCGAGGAAGCCAGGAAATTACACCTATTGTCTGGTTTAGATATGAACTCAGGGAGGAATTCCGTCAGTGGCTCTCGGGGTTGGGAGAATGTTGCTGTTCAGGACAGGACACAGAGGCTCGTGTAGTTTGAGAGCTTCTGCCAGGCATCTCTGTTCCTCAAGTAGCAGCTGAACCTCCTTCTTCAGCAAACTGTTTTGCTGCTCCAAGCACTCATAAGCCTGGTGAGACACACTTTCATTCATATCCATCCAATGCATTTAaccagaaaacacattttatatatacatctaACATCGGCTCTGTTGAttcagtaaatttaaaaaaatctgtcatttaTGTGCTTTTACAATAGATTTATAGGATGTGAAATCTGATTTCTATAAATGGTAATATTTAAGTTTATATCCACTTGGCATCATATCCATAAATTGATCATATTGATTAATCAATATGGTGCTGATCATCAATAATATCTGCTGATTGCACTGATTGAAGGTAAATGTCTTTATCCGATAGTATCTGACCCCATCTTTAACCCAgattttcaatttatttcacTACTTTTATCACTACTACAGAAGTTCAGTTACATTACTCTCCTCTGTCACACGAACAAGACGAGCTCTCTCTGCCCAAATCCTAATCCGAACTGTTataaacctgtctcactgcacACCTTAGAGCTAAATAACAAGCACAGTGTGCATCTCGTAAGCGTGTTACTCAGGACAAACCCAAACGTGTCTTTAGTGAACGCACCTCATGCAGCTCGTCAGCTCTCTGTGTCTGGCGTTTGCGGCTCCTCTGTGCAGCCACACggttcttctctcttctcttcagcCTTCTCTCATCGTCATCCCCGCTCTGTGTAacagcatttattcatttattcagaagCAGCGTAATTAAGGAAACGTGtgctctgtgctgtgtgtatgcGATAAATTGTtcacttcagttttatttgtgtagcacttttaataatgaacagtgtcacaaagcagctttacagaaatatataaattcctgatataatttttttaattcataaatttatccctaatgagtgagtcagaggtgacggcggtgaggaaaaactccctgagacgacgtgacgaagaaaccttgagaggaaccagactcataaGGGAACCCGTCGTCGTCTGGGTGACAGCggagagtgtgattataaatcatttatcttctgtaactgtgtgctacatggACGAAAAGTGTgactgtgtaaccaggaaattcatcacagttttcacatgaagttttgttgaagttatcaaactgttcactgatagAAACCTGAGCACAAAACTGTTCGTATcagttgcagtcctaaagctatcttCATGGTTTCGAAGTGTATCTTTAGGCTTTATGTCCATGCTACAAGGCTGCACTGGGGAAAATAAAACCAGgtactaatactactacagcCCTGGATATTTAGTGTGAGAAGTACACGTGTGAGTTATTACTCAGGAAcacaaaatattgtttaaaaaaaaaacaaaacaaaaacccaccAGTTATAGAAGGTGATATGAATTATGCATGCACTAACAGACAGTGTATAAAGTTCAGAAACACTGCCTAATGTGAGAAACCATTTTCTGTACGTGTGTCTGTTAAATCCTTTCAAAACACCTCTCACTTTATCTATACAGTTTGTTAAATTGTGCCTTTATGTCtatagtgtttttaaatgatgacTTTCAGCATGTATCCCGTACTGTTGTGGAACAGATTGTAAACCCTGTGCTTGTTAAGGTCTCAGGTGTTCCTCAGAAACACGAATACCTTCACCCTGTATGTGTTCTGCCATGTTCGTGTGATGTGTCAGTGTGAGCTGAGCAGGTTCCACAGTCTCTGcgctgtaaatgtgtgtatggagtaagaggtgtgtgtgatggacagtTTGTTATACCTGTGCTCGGCACAGTGTGAGCTCTTTCTGCTGATGGAGCACTGAGCGCTGTGAGGTCTGAGCAGGACATGATGAAGAGAGCAGGTCCTACCTCACTTCTCCGGTGGAAACGCAGCAGAGGAGCCTCGCAGCAGTCCGCAGCTCTGTGCACAGACATGGCAGGGTGCAGGACGAGTTCAGGCGCAGGACCAGTCGCACAGCGCGAGAGTTTCATCACACACGCAGTCAGCGGCTCTCCGGACTGAGCGGCATTATAGTAAACCCCATCACTGACTTTCTTATAAGTCACGTGGTGCACCAAGTTCTAGCGGCAGTAGTTTGAGCTTCCGcctgacgcacacacacacacacacacacacacactattctctctctctcacacacacacacacacacacacactattctctctctctcacacacacacacacacactattctctctctctctcacacacactattctctctctctctcacacacacacacacacactattctctctctcacacacacacacactattctctctctctctctctctctcacacacacacacacactattctctctctctcacacacacacacacacacactattctctctctctctcacacacacacacacacactattctctctctctctctcacacacacacacacacactattctctctctcacacacacacacacacactattctctctctctcacacacacacacacacacacacacactattctctctctctctcacacacacacacacacacacacacacacacacacacactattctctctctctctcacacacacacacacacacactattctctctctctctctctcacacacacacacacactattctctctctctctcacacacacacactattctctctctctctctctctctcacacacacacacacactattctctctctctctcacacacacacactattctctctctctctctcacatacacacactattctctctctctctctctctcacacacacacactattctctctctctctctcacacacacactattctctctctctcacacacacacacacacacacactattctctctctctcacacacacacacacacacacacacactattctctctctctctcacacacacacacactattctctctctcacacacacacacacacacacacacactattctctctctctcacacacacacacacacactattctctctctctctctctcacacacacacacactattctctctctctctctctctctcacacacacacacacactattctctctctctctctctcacacacacacacatacacacactattctctctctctcacacacatacacacactattctctctctctctcacacacacacactattctctctctctctctctctctcacacacacacacacactattctctctctctctcacacacacacactattctctctctctctctcacatacacacactattctctctctctctctctctcacacacacacactattctctctctctctctcacacacacactattctctctctctcacacacacacacacacacacactattctctctctctcacacacacacacacacacacacacactattctctctctctcacacacacacacacacactattctctctctctctctctcacacacacacacactattctctctctctctctctctctcacacacacacacacactattctctctctctctctctcacacacacacacatacacacactattctctctctctcacacacatacacacactattctctctctcacacacacacactctattatctctctctctcacacacatacacacactattctctctcacacacacactattctctctctctctctctctctcacacacacacacactattctctctctctctctctctctctcacacacacacactattgtctctctctctctctcacacatacacgcagCAAAACTTTGCTCTCATGCAGTTTTTTAAATGCTCTTATTTCTAATGAACTTGTGTTGGATTTTTATTGGATATCAGATGCAGACATGAGCCTTTAAAGTCAGACATTTGAATATAAAcgtttcatttacaaaaaaaaaaaaaaaaggaaactgatATACAAATGAAAGAATTTTAACACTATGATGAGAGgctatagagtaaataatctacatacatacatatatttacactatatggccaaaagtatgtgcacccctgaccatcacattgaACGtctcatttcagatttattccctgtgtgtttgctgttataatgagctccactcttctgggaagctttccactagatgttggagcgtggctgtggggatttgtgttcattcagctacaagagcattagtgaggtcaggcgctgatgttgggtaaggagtctccagttccagttccagttcccaaaggtgttcagtggggttgaggtcagggctctgtgcaggacactcgagttcttccactccaaccttcacacaccatgtcttcatggagctcgctttgtgcacaggggcattgtcatgctggaacaggtttcagtctcttagttccagtgaagggaaactgtaaagctacagcacacagagacattctatataattgtgtgtttcagactttgtggtaacagtttggggaagaaccacatgtgggtgtgagggtcaggggtgcacatactagAGAACCAACAGGAAACTTATACAAACACAGGGGGTGTGTGTGAAACTCTTCACAGAAAATCAACCACTAAATTTGTCGCCAAAACACTGTTACCTGTCTttatacacgcacacatgctcacacacgcgcacacacacgctcacacacacacacacacacacacaaccagctCAACAAGA of Pangasianodon hypophthalmus isolate fPanHyp1 chromosome 30, fPanHyp1.pri, whole genome shotgun sequence contains these proteins:
- the batf3 gene encoding basic leucine zipper transcriptional factor ATF-like 3 — protein: MKLSRCATGPAPELVLHPAMSVHRAADCCEAPLLRFHRRSESGDDDERRLKRREKNRVAAQRSRKRQTQRADELHEAYECLEQQNSLLKKEVQLLLEEQRCLAEALKLHEPLCPVLNSNILPTPRATDGIPP